From Excalfactoria chinensis isolate bCotChi1 chromosome 14, bCotChi1.hap2, whole genome shotgun sequence:
AGAGGAGATCTGCTGGGGCAGGTGATGCTTACTGTGCTGAGAAGCAGCTCTCATTCTGCAAGAGCAAGGGTCCCTTGGTGTTGTAAAGGCCTTGTCTGGAGCACTGGTGTTCTCAAAGCTGTGTGCCACCCCTCCAAAATTAGGATTCATTTAAAAGTCACGCTAGGATTTGGGTTTCATACTGACATGTTGTATCTCATTTCCTGTGGTTCTGTAGGAagaagaagagcaagaagaagGTGAAGGAGCAACAGGGGACCCAAAAAAGGACAAGAAGTCTTTAGATTCAGATGAGagtgatgaagatgatgaagattATCAGGTATTATAGTTTTCAGGACTCCTAATGCAGTTTCACTATCTGGATTTTTGGGGTGGGAGACAGATGCATGTTCTTGGACTGGAGCTCTGTTTGAGAGCCATTTGCAGTAAGtatttaatggaaaaaacatttttagaagccAGAAAAACTTACTCGACTGCATTTTGTTCTCAAAGTGCtgatttgtgtatttttgtgaGTAAAATGCAGAGGTGAGAAGATTTCAAAAGAGACTGAAGGTATCTGATAGTACAGATCTTGGTTGTTGTTTGGTAGTGAAAGCTTTGAATGCTACTCCTGGGGTGTGTTGCTGTGTATCTGATGAGCTCCAACGCAAGATAATTTGGGGTGTTACAGAGCTTCTTcaccttcctcttttttcttcaatcTTAGCAAAAGCGCAAAGGAGTGGAAGGCTTGATAGACATAGAGAATCCCAATCGTGTAATTCAGACAACCAAAAAAGTAACTCAGCTGGACCTGGATGATGGACCCAAGGAACTCTCACGACGAGAGCGGTGAgttttccctgcagcagcaaacGGGCAGGATTCACTGCCATTCAAATGGCCTTTCCTTACACACTGTACTGAAGTTGTCTGTTCTGTGTCTGTCGCTGGGTCCATCCTGAAGACAGGCAGCTCAGCCAGTTGTGCTGAGTGAGGTCTGTTGCTGCGGAGCAGATGTAGTCCGTTCCTTTCCTGAAGTTTTATGCCAAAAATCTGATGTAACTATAAATTCATTGACCTTGGGGTCACACTTGGGTCTGCTTTaatcctgctgcaggaggtACCCCAGGGACAGGTACTGATTTCCCAAGTTCCCGAGGTCATAGTGCAGTTTTTTGAGCTCGTGAATAAGATGAGAAGCCAAAATATGATCTTGTAGTTTAATTTAGCAGTGGAGAGTTTCAGAGTGAAAAATTTAAGGTTGCTTGTTTGAAACAGGCTGTTTAAGATGGATTATTTGGGATCTTAATATTTAAGATGATCTTATTATTTGGGATAGGCCTCAACAGAAGTACCTCGAGGTGTgcttttggggagaaaaaatgttATAGTGCTGTGCAGTCCGGGAGTAATCCCTTTGACCTTGTTGTGCATCAGTGCTCTTATCTAGCTGAAGGTGTAAATCCTACTTCTCTCCAGCTCTCATCAAACCCCACAGCAGGTATAACTTGTGCTTGAAAAGTGGTGACGGGGTCCCACAGCCTTGGTGGGCGGTCTGTCTCTTTGCTCACCTTCCATCCCAGTCAGAAAGCCTCCCATAGAGTCCATCTGTACCTGCCTGCTTCCCCGTGTATTCTAACAACTGGTGTGTTTCACTCAAACAGAGAGGAAATAGAGAAGCAAAAGGCGAAAGAAAGATACATGAAAATGCACCTAGCTGGTAAAACAGAGCAAGCCAAGGCGGATCTTGCCCGACTAGCCATCATTCGGAAGCAAAGGGAAGAAGCTgccaggaagaaagaagaagaaagaaaaggttagAGAGTAATTAATCATATcctcttatttctcttttgcaaTGGTTGTACCGCCTTGAGGCACGATTCCTGATATCACATGCTGTAATCCCTCACCTCCTGCACGGTGGTGCCGAGTGTCATTGCAACTCTGTTCATCAAAGCTGGGTTTGGCTGTTTCATTCCTATAAAAGCTGTAGGATATCTGAACTGGGAGAatgcagggaaaggaggggaagtgCTCTGACATCTCTATCTGCAAGCTCAGCCTCCCAGGTGATGCTTGCTCTTATCTGGGGATTTATAGAGTTCCCTCCGCTGGGTGTGATTTATCTGCATTGCGTGCTGGGGATGTAAACTGCACAGGGAATTTGCAGCAGTCTTCCCCTGCCTGGATTTCCTCTTTGGCTCTGATAGATGTGAGACAGAACTCTAATGAATGTGTTCTTAGTGGCTTCCACAGGGAAATGTATGGAGCAGAATCAGGGTAGGAGTCTGAAGAGAGACACAGAACATAAGGAGCCCCGTGGGGCTGCTCCTGTGAAGCCTGGAGGGACTCTACCGGGGATTAGTGGGATGGGTCAGAATTGTTTCTCAGTTATTTCGATGTAGGTAGCAAGATTTCAATCTGTGCAGCTGTTGGGCTACCAGCAGTCCCTGATGTGCACTGTGAAACAATGACAcctctgttcttttcctcctccagcaAAAGATGAAGCGGCCATGGCAGGTAAAAGACTGCAGTCACTATCCCTTAACAAGTAAGCACAGGACACGCAAGAGGAGGAAACGCCAGGGATCCGTGCCTGGTGCCTGCCAGGAACTCTGTCGTGTTGCATACCATAGATGCCACGTAGGGTGTACTGCGGCATCGAAGTCACCTTCACCTCCAAGAGACACTGACAATGTGTTTTGTCTTCATCCTGGCACAATTTCCATTTGGGGTTAGGGGCAGCTGCTATCCTCGGTGCAAAACTGTGCTGAACAGCAATTCTCTGTAACAGTTTGAAAACCtgaatgtttttgctgtttttaggTCTAAAAACTCATAGAacggggttggggggggggcgggatgggatgggagggggcatgggggggagggagctgtgtgggagggGAGATGCTTCAACTATTAGACTGCAAGCAAATAGATTGTGGGGTCATTGTGGGGCGGGGTGTGCGGGGTGGGGAGCTTTGACTTGCTGATGAAAACCCAAAGGATAACGTATCTGTGGAATTCTTTTGGGCAGGCGGCCCTTAAACTTT
This genomic window contains:
- the PDAP1 gene encoding 28 kDa heat- and acid-stable phosphoprotein, yielding MPKGGRKGGHKGRARQYTSPEEIDAQLQAEKQKAREEEEQEEGEGATGDPKKDKKSLDSDESDEDDEDYQQKRKGVEGLIDIENPNRVIQTTKKVTQLDLDDGPKELSRREREEIEKQKAKERYMKMHLAGKTEQAKADLARLAIIRKQREEAARKKEEERKAKDEAAMAGKRLQSLSLNK